A stretch of DNA from Ricinus communis isolate WT05 ecotype wild-type chromosome 4, ASM1957865v1, whole genome shotgun sequence:
AAAATCTTAATAAAACTTGGACCCGTTTTAAAACATGCGGCTATCAGCAATTAATTCTTCTAGATTTCTATTGTGattctaaaaaagataattaaggaaacgaagaaaaagaaaaaaagatgagGGCTGCCaaccaaccccataaaaaatctattattttgCCTATATATAGCCCTGCCGAAGTGGGTTGCAGATACACACAAGCAATTGAAGCAAAGTATTTACCAATTGTAgaggagagaaagaaaaaagaaatggcaCCAGTGCTTTCAAGATTTTGTGTTTTTAAATCAAACTTCGGTGAAAAGTGTTTGCGGTACGTCCAGGATGAAAACCTACCCAGATACATTCGATGCGATGGAGAAAGCATTTTGGATCTATTATCCAAGTTCAAAGTGGATAAAGCAAAGAACAACAAAGAATTAGTCCACATACAGCAACAAATATTGGAGGCGTACTAGCGAAGAAGAGGATTATATCGCTGCAACAGCTGATGCAGCGGACGAGGACCAGTCTAAATGGTCATGCACGTTGTTCAAGCCCCTTGCGGAAGACGAAAAAACTTTTCGTTTTCAGCACGTCCAAAGTGGAAACAATGTGTGGTATTTGCGATCGGATAACGCAAGTCGGGGTTGCTTAACTGTCAGATATTCAAACGAAGAAAAACATGGAGGTGATCTCTTCACAATCACTGACTGGGAATCACTAGTGATATTCCCCAAACATGTGGCTTTCAAGGGCGACAATGGGAAATATCTACGTTACCGCAGCGAAGGCGGTGACCAGCACATGGACTTTGGAGCTACTGATATTGGTGATAATAGAGTTGGGGAGAAAATCGTCTCCAATCCAGACCAAAGCATCTGTGTGAAGCACGATTCCAATGGAAGATTCTGGCGGGCTACCCCAAATTGGATATATCCAGATACAACTGATGCTTCCAATTCCGATCCAGCAACATTATTTTGGCCAGTTAAACTTCAGGGTAATGCTATCGCTCTCCGCAGCATGGGCAATGACAGATTTTTGCATAGAACTGATTACGGTGGCACAGTGGATTGTCTCGCTGCGGCATTTTGGATCACGACTATTGACAAACAGAGCCACCTGGCGGTACAAGTGCTTATCAAACTGATGAAAGTTTACGATGCAGAGTACCGGTTGGAGGATGCCAGGGTCTGTGATGAATCAATCCTGACATTGGCTCGTTCCTGCGTCTCTAACATGACACAACGAACCGAAAGTATAGAGGTGAGAATGTCTTACACAGAGGCCTGGAAGTACGAATGGACTAATGGTACTTCAACGTCACCTTTTTCTAGTTTTCAATTATCAGCTGGTATTCCAGCGATTTTGGATACTTCCATTGAAGTGAAGAACACAAAGGAAGAACAATACGAGTGGGGAACTGCGATTGATGGATccataaatttgacaaaaacaGGCCCTGTTAGTGTGCCACCAATGACTGAGACGACAGTTAGTCTTCTTGCAACACTTGGATCATGTGATGTTCGTTCTCTTACACTCAGCAAGACACTCTTACTGACGGCGAATTAGATGTTTCAGCGAAAAATGACGGTCTTTATAGGGGTGCCAATTGCTTCAAATTCCGTACCGAAACCACGACGGAAAGTGtgaaaaagaacaatgaaCAATGAAAGAAGAACAAATCTGTGTATTTACTGTATATTGAATTCTGAGTTGTTTACATTATGTTGATGCATTCTGAATTTCTTATTCTAACAGTAGTTAAAACGAATCTTTCTGTAAGGGGTAAAAGTAGAAGTGACATTTCCTGCTTTGTAAGAAAGGTTGCTCCTTTTATCCCAGGTCGTGATGAGAAGCCTGCACAAGCAACCTAGCTTGTGCAACCTCTGAGACCTTAGCTTGTGCagccttctttcttttttcttcaacactccccctcaaggtgGGTTCGTATAAGTTTATTGAACCCATCTTGTTAAAAATCAAATGATGATTCTAATTGTCAAGAGCTTTTGTAAATATATCTGCTAATTGATCTTGACTCTTGATATAAGGCGTTTCAATTTCCACATTTTGAACTTTTTCCTTAATGAAGTGGCAATCAACTTCAATGTGCTTGGTTCGTTCATGGAACACCGGGTTTGATGCGATGTGGCGAGCAACTTGGTTATCGCAATACATTTTCATAGGCCAtttactttcaattttcatatttttgagGACTTGCTTGATCCAAGTGAGTTCGCTAGCTGTGGATGCCATTACACGGTATTCGGCTTCAGCGCTTGATCTTACAACTACACTTTgctttttgcttttccatATTACCAAGTTTCCTCCTACAAAGACACAAAAACCAATGGTTGACTTTCTGTCACAGCTTCCAGTccaatctgcatcagaaaaactaactatattattagaattattttttttcatctaGATTCCTTGCCCAGGGATTCCCTTGAGGTATCTGAGAATCCGGTCTATAGCTTCTAGGTGACTGGTACGAGGGGCATGCATGAACTGGCTCACCATACTCACTGCAAATGAAATGTCAGGCCTAGTGACAGTTAAATAGATCAGTTTTCCTACCAAGCGTTGATAATGCCTTATGTTGGTTAATGGTTCTCCATCTTCTAgattaagtttgattttagtttctaTTGGAGTGTTGGCAGGTTTAGCTCCCATTTTTCCAGTTTTCTTTAATAGATCAAGAGTATATTTCCTTTGAGATAGGAATAAACTCTTGTTAGACTTTGTCATTTCTATGCCTAGAAAATATGAAAGCTGGCCTAGGTCTTTAATGTCAAATTCTCTTTTTAGACTTTGTTTGACATTCTCTATCCCTTTATCATCGTTCCCTATTATTATGATATCATCGACATATACTAAAATGATAATAGTGTGTATGTGAGTATGTTTAACAAACATAGAAGAATCAGATTCACACCTATCGAAATTAATGTTTAATAGAAAGTAGTTGAGTTTGGCATACTATGCTCTCGGGGATTGTTTCAGGCCATAAATTGCCTTCTTAGCTTACATACCAGGGAAGTATCTGAGGTTGATTCATGCTTGGGAGGTAGAGTCATGTAGACttcctcttctaaatttccTTGTAAAAAGGCGTTATTGACATCCATTTGGAATAGGTTCCATCCCTGATTGGTTGCTATTGAGAGGAGGATTCTGACAGTATTTATTTTGGCCACTGGAGCAAAAGTCTCTTGGTAGTCAACTCCATAAGTCTGAGTGAAGCCTCGGGCTACAAGTCTAGCCTTATATCTTTCAATGGTTCCATCACTGTTGTACTTTATCTTGTATATCCACTTACATCCTACgagttttttatttggtgGAAGAGAAATAATACTCCAtgtatcatttttttctagGGCGTGAAGTTCTTTTTTCATGGCCTCACACCTTTTGGGGTTGATATTGGCTTCATAGAAGTTCGTGGATTCAGAGTGGTTTGAGATCTGACACAAATAGTTGCAGTATTGGTTGGATAGGGCattatagaaaatgaaattctAGATTGGATATGTTACCTTATGAGACACATAGTCTCTAAATTTCACAGGTGGTCTAGTTTGACGGGTAGATCTTCTCAAGGcaattgcttcttcttcttgagaTTGAGCTTCTGGTGTTGGATCGTCTCCCCTTGAAAGAATTAGCCTTAAGGCGGGAGGTGACTCCCCCTGGAGCGAATAATCCTATTCAGAACTGCTAAGAGAGAAATCAGAGTTAAGCGAAAATAACGACTTGCATGGTCCATTAGGGAAGTCAACACAGGTGGGGTTGGTGTAGTAGGGATCAGTCTCGATAAAATTAACATCTCGAGAGATATAGGTTTTGTGGGTCGAGGGATCATAATACTTATACCCTTTTTGAGTGGAGGAGTATCCTAGGAAAAGGGTTTTGACACAGCTTTTGTCAAGCTTATGCGGATGTTTAATATGCACGAAGCAGACACAGCCAAAGACCCTAAGGTGCCCTAATTCTATTTTCCGGCTTTTGAGGACTTCTAGAGGGctcatattttttaagttgACAGTGGGTAGCCTATTGATGAGGTATGTAGTGGTTAAGAGGGCATCCAACCAAAGCATAGAAGGGACGTTATTTTGGAAAAGTAGAGTGCGAGTGACATTGAGAAGATGTCGATTTTTACGTTCTGAAACACCATTTTGTTCAGGGGTGTTAACACATATGGTTTGATGCATAATTCCATGTTGTTTAAAGAATAAGGAAAAATGTTGGTTTATGTATTCCGTGCTGTTGTCGGAGCGAAGAATTTTTAAATCGGCATTATACtagttttttatgaaattaaagaattcTTGGAAATGAGAAAAACctcatttttttccttttagtaaATACACCTAGGTAGTGCGagagtaatcatcaataaatgtaataaaatatctaaagtGATTATAGGAGGTAACGGGGCCAAGTCCCCAAATATTTGAATGTATTAAATCAAAAGCTTTTTCTGACATACTAGGAGATAAGGAAAAAGGCAACCGAGTgtgtttagaaaatttacacaCATCACAATTACTAGAGTTTAagttgtaataaaataatttgtttaaaaCAGTGTCGGAGGGATGCCCAAATCGCCGGTGCATTAACATGCCTTGGGTGGGATTGGTTGACACAAAACATTATTTGGGAGGATTATGGAGATAATATAGGCCATTTTCTAGTTGTTCTTCACTAATCATCTTTCCGGAAATTTGATCCCGAAATATGACTAaagatggtgagaaaataacattacaGTTTAAATCATGCGTAATTTTGCCAACAGATAAaagattagatttaaaatcaggcagaaatagaataatttcaaggttggaattaaataaatttgcagTGCCATATCCATGAATTTTGACTTTGCTTCCATTTGCAACTGTCATATGATGGGAATCCCTGAtagaatgaattttttataattttgtggGATCCCAAGTCATGTGATTTGTTGCTCCAGAGTCAATAATCTAAGCATTTTGACaggattttatatttttttgaaatgaatTTAAGGTGGTTTGAATCGAACCTGACCCATCGGGTTGGGAAGACCCGAACCCATGGGGTTGCTGAACCAAGGTTTGAAGTTAGGCcagaatttttattatgtggGCCTGATTAATCTATTAGGCCTGGGCCTAGCGGGCCTGCTGAGTTGAATGGGCCGGATGGACCTGAGGATGAGCTGGGTCGGACCTAGTAGAGTGGGCCTGAGGTTGAGTTGGGtcgggcttagtagagtgggCCGAGTCTGGATTATACCCAATTAGAGTCAAGTATTCGGGTCGGATCGTTGTGTGACACTCGGAGTTAGGTCGGGTTTGCTTATAATTTAGGGACTCGATATATACACCCGTATATACACCAGACCTCCCTTCTCTCAACCCTACCCCGTCATATTCTCCCCCACTTCTCTCAACATTTAACCCTTCTCTTCTGTCGCCACCCCTTTTCTCTCCTCTCCTTCCTCTTTTCACACCTCCAGATCTTTCCCACCCCCGAGATGGCCGCAGATGCGGGTAAAGGTGCCAGCAACCATCGTGGGAGTGATCCTGCTTTTGACAGTGGTCACAGCGCGCGATGGCACTCGGTCCTCCCCGCTGATGGGCTGGGTCTCGTCGAGTGTTGTAGGCTTGGTTGTCTGTGAGTTCAGGGATGGAGTTCATGGTGTTTTTTCGCATTTCCTCACGTTGTACACTTGCTATTACTACGTCGATTTTGGAAGTTCAGACGCGAGGAGGATCTGTGATCTCAAGCTTTCGTAGCTTGAGTCCAGTCCTCCAAGGTAAGTATATACTAGATCATGTTCTGCTCTTCTCTATATCTCGTCTAGGTTGTTTGACGGTGGAAGGTAATTCTGCAACTCTTCCCATCTTGTGAGTATTTTTGTTGCGTATTGAGaggaaatttttatttcttgtttgatttGTGATAACTCTTGCTTTAGTCTGAATATATGGGCAAAATTATGTTGATAGCCGTATAGACTCTTTGTTTCCATGGTGTTGGTGAGCATCGACATGACCAAATGGTCAGTCGTTTGTCACTCCTCCATTCTTTCAATCTCTTCATCTGTTGGGGCCTCTGGCCTTTCTGGTTTTAGCTTTTGCTTTGTCCTAATGATAAACCCCGGCTTTTTTCTGCTGTTGAGGGCAATATACACGGTTTTTGAcaattcaaaataattgaaatttccTTTAAGTGTGATGTTggttaatttttcattttgagaCATGGTTGAGTGAGAAAAGAATTTGGTAGATGATGAGCACAGATTAAACCTGCTCTGATATCATGTGAACAAGAAcaataaagaatgaaagaagaaCAAATGTGTGTATTTACTGTATATTGAATTCTGAGTTCTTTACATTATGTTGATGGTTATATATACATTCTGAATTTCTTATTCTAACGGTAGTTACAACGGATCTTTCTGTAAGAGGTAAAGGTAGAAGTGTTTGCAGGAAATGTTGCTTTTTTTATCCGAGGTCAGTGATGAGAAGCCTGCACAAGCAACCTACTCTGACACCTTAACTTGTGCagccttccttttttttttccttcaacACAAAGTTATAGCtctaaaggaaaaaaaaaaaaaaaaaagccctGAAATTAGTGCTATGAGTTTAACACCCTTATTGCATTCCAATTACAAGTTGTGAATGCACTTATCCTAAATAATTGTGTAAGCATTGCCGGTATTCTTTTCCTGCGGTTGTGTTGCtttttcaatatcaaaaattaataaataaacattacCAATCTTGATGTTGGTTTTTCTTATGTTGGAGACTTTTCAAATTTAGGCAATTTTTAGCTATCTGTTTGCTTATTTTACTTGTTTCTAGTGTGTGCTAGTCATAACTTGCTACCttattcatttttcaaagaatGAATATCAATACTTTTCCTTAGTGAGAAGTGGAATAATCGACACTCAAAACAAACACGATTGAAAAGCATCAATAGAAGTTATTCTTAAACCCACTTCCATGTTCCTAACAAACCCTTcagttttacttttttttttttttcttttactgtaAAATGTTACATACCAATTGTCAAGCACGCAATTGTAAAACATCATATACTGATAAGTTAATAAGTTATCCACTTGCTCCATAATAATGACTTAGCGAAGCTACTCCATACTTGCAGGAAAAAAGAAGCCAAGCAGGTTGCGAATTTCTTTATCTGGGTTATAGACATTGGAGAGTTAACCTCCAAAGCTCTAAGAAATGAACCTCCAAATCCAAGAGGCTCTCCATCTAGATGGGCTGTTCTCTCAACCTTGATACCACTTCTGCACAGGCTTAGGACCTCAGTTGTACTATGGATCAAACAAACTCTGTTCGATACTAGACTGTAACAAGAAAGACGGAAAAATCCCAattaacaacaacaacaaagtCTGGAAAATCCATCTAATTAATCAGACACCGTCTCAGGCCAACAGAAAGGAGGAAGGGACTCGCATGCTAGCAAGCagaaataccaatttttcagTTAGTAGAAGCAGATCCCTTAAACTCCACATCAATTTATATTCAATGCTTCCTGTGCTTATCAATCATGTTCTCTGTTCCGTTTCTGGTCATGTTTTGATTTCCTCAATTCTTTACTCTCTCTTTCCAATTAtctctaaataataaatatggttaattaattttctgaGCTACGTGCAATGGcatatctttttcttaatatatacTTGCATTGCACTCATGGTAAGAAGGGATCATCCTTTGAGCGATGGCCAGAAAGgaattctctttctctttttctttattcttgtACCTTTCCAACTTTTGGGTCCAAATCTTTGGCTCTGTTCTGCCATTACCATATAACGGGGTTCAGCTTTCTGCCATTATCATCCCTTAATCGAAATATTTATTGGGTCTGATATTATCCATTAATAAACTTAGAGGAGAAGAATTAGTGATACTTATTAGTCGGCTATGACTTGTGATTCTACAGATAAGTTTCTGTGTCGTCAGAATCATTTACGGTATATTTTTGGCACCGTTGGGCCATCTTATTTAATGCAAACCAAGGTCCGGTCTTTATCTCACAAATGCTACACGTGCACTGTCTTGTTACTTACTACTACTAATAGTACAAGTGAACAATTAAAATCGCcaccttatttaattttgttcaGTTGCAGACATCCATAAATACAATTGTACTAAttcatacttttatttttatttctaaacggtgcttttttataattaaatttcaaaaatatattcctGTTTGATACAACTCAGCCTAACGGGACCACCCGTAGACGAGCTATAGCGCGCCCAATGGGGATGATCATACTACGCGAAGAGATCAACCTCCAGAATCGGAATAAAATGAAGCATAATGGCACCACAATCTCACGTTCTCCGTTACTGCTGTTAAAATAGGGCCACAACTACTCCACTACTCACTATCAATAAGTGAATAAACTACCACAAAGATAtcactataaatatataagtgaAGTCATTTGCAAGGGGTAATGCCTTTTCACCCTTCTTAAACACTAATAACCAAACCTTCACCAAAAATACTAACTTGACTATTAGAGTAGTTTTTCAGATACCACGTTTGGAGAATCATAACTTGTTGTTTTgcaaaatttctgatttgTATCGCTATTTGAGTTAACTTCAAATTCACaactctctctttttctctttaagcTTCTAGGTTCACTTTAAATTCACAGCTCTCTATTggatttgtttcttttatctttagaATTTTTGCTCATTTTCACATGGAGAGAACACTAAAAGAGCATTGTCACACAAACTAACATGAGATAGAACATAATTGAGAATTAGTACacttgacaaaaaaaaaaaagcataaaagaatttattaccCGAAATggtcaataaaataaaaatgaaaaacaatatAAAGATCCACGATCCATCTACATCTTCAATAATTGAAGAGAATTACAAGGTTTTTAGGGCAAAAACATATCAAAACTGAACAacagagttattttatttgtaataataaaaaattattttgttgaagACAAGAATGAATGAGAGATAAGAGGTGTCTTTCTTAGTTTGCTTTACATCTAtacattatataaaaagatgagATAATAGTGAAATTTTggtagaaattaaaatttacacTTATCAGGAAATACCAATGCATTTTGCACATcagtttgctttctttcttttccttttaaggtaaaatttatatttaaattcctCTACTTTAcgaatttatttcatttagtCTCCATCTTATATAATTGATGTATGGAAATTAAGTGAAACAAACACTAAAAGTGCAAAGACCAAAATATAGATTTtacctaattaattaaattacaacTTAAAATTCTGGAGTTACAACCAAAGAACTGTTGCCTTATTggcattaattaatttattttacctAACTTTCAATTATTGACAGTTAGGTCCAGGTATTATCAAATCATGAAAATTGACATCAAATTCGACTTCAAGATCTCCGACTCATGCAAAATTAACGCGCATGAATCCTTTAATTCCCCATGTAATTACGTAACTTAATAAACACGagttttatcaaattctaaataagccaaaaagaaaatacaatttaCTGTTACATTACACATTTTACTAACAAACCCAGCACTCGATACGATATCTAGCAAGCTCTAAGCGGCTTCCCGCAGAGACAATCATTATAAGCAAACGACGACGCTTCGAGATGATCAAAGGGATCACCCGCAGGAATTTTCCCGCAAAGATGATTATGACTCA
This window harbors:
- the LOC8274410 gene encoding uncharacterized protein LOC8274410 translates to MAPVLSRFCVFKSNFGEKCLRNKYWRRTSEEEDYIAATADAADEDQSKWSCTLFKPLAEDEKTFRFQHVQSGNNVWYLRSDNASRGCLTVRYSNEEKHGGDLFTITDWESLVIFPKHVAFKGDNGKYLRYRSEGGDQHMDFGATDIGDNRVGEKIVSNPDQSICVKHDSNGRFWRATPNWIYPDTTDASNSDPATLFWPVKLQGNAIALRSMGNDRFLHRTDYGGTVDCLAAAFWITTIDKQSHLAVQVLIKLMKVYDAEYRLEDARVCDESILTLARSCVSNMTQRTESIEVRMSYTEAWKYEWTNGTSTSPFSSFQLSAGIPAILDTSIEVKNTKEEQYEWGTAIDGSINLTKTGPVSVPPMTETTVSLLATLGSCDVRSLTLSKTLLLTAN